DNA from Ignavibacteriales bacterium:
CTTCTATGCCGAGTAGAAGATAGAAGTGGTCTATCGCATTTTAGTGCTGCTCGTTCTGCAAATGGTGTTGATGGTTGGCAGATTGATAAATTGCCTACACTTTTACATGATCCTGAAAATTACCCGGAAGAGTTATGGGGAATCGAGGATCCCCGCATTACTTATGTTGAAGAATTAAAAAAATATGTTGTTGTTTATACAGCATATACTCGTGATGGACCCGGTGTTGCATTAGCATTAACAGAAGACTTTAAAAGTTTTGAGCGTTTTGGTGTGATAATGTCACCTGAAGATAAAGACGCTGCTCTATTACCGCATCGTATTGATGGTAACTGGGCAATGATTCATCGACCTGTTAGTGCAGCCCGAGCACATATGTGGATTTCATATTCACCCGACTTAAAAAATTGGGGTAAACATGTTTTAATGATGGATGCCAGAAAAGGAGCCTGGTGGGATGCAAATAAAATTGGTCTTTCTCCACCTCCTATTGAAACTCCCGAAGGCTGGCTGGTAATTTATCATGGTGTAAAACTATCGTGCGGTGGCTGTATTTATAGATTAGGTCTTGCCTTATTTGATTTGGAAAAACCTGAAACTTTACTGAAGCGTGGAAATCAATGGTTTTTTGCCCCCGAAGAACAATATGAGAAAAATGGTGATGTTGGTAATGTTGTATTTCCGTGCGGATACACAATCGGTCCGGATGGCGATTCAATCAATATTTATTATGGCGCAGCAGACACATGCATTGCTTTGGCTACAGGTAGTATTAAAGAAATGCTTAAGTGGCTTGATGAACACAAATCATAAATAGGATAGCAAAAAAAACAAATGATAATTTGTATAATGAATCTTTTGTGTTGGTG
Protein-coding regions in this window:
- a CDS encoding glycosidase, giving the protein MNNPHIELFHRSKLNPILKAENWPYPINSVFNAGATLLADGTTLLLCRVEDRSGLSHFSAARSANGVDGWQIDKLPTLLHDPENYPEELWGIEDPRITYVEELKKYVVVYTAYTRDGPGVALALTEDFKSFERFGVIMSPEDKDAALLPHRIDGNWAMIHRPVSAARAHMWISYSPDLKNWGKHVLMMDARKGAWWDANKIGLSPPPIETPEGWLVIYHGVKLSCGGCIYRLGLALFDLEKPETLLKRGNQWFFAPEEQYEKNGDVGNVVFPCGYTIGPDGDSINIYYGAADTCIALATGSIKEMLKWLDEHKS